Within Odontesthes bonariensis isolate fOdoBon6 chromosome 16, fOdoBon6.hap1, whole genome shotgun sequence, the genomic segment TACATGTCTTTGTGTATAGTTAGACCAGTTTTCCTGTAGAGTCTTTCAAGTTGACGTCCTTTTGCTTTTAACTGTCTGAGGGTGGGAGTAAACCAAGGTGCTGTATGAGTAAATGAAACAGATTTGGTTTTAAGTGGAGCAAGATTATTTAGAAGGTTCTGCTAATGTTTGTTGTAGTGTGCTAGCAATTCGTCTGTAGTGGACGACCATTCAACACTGGGAAGACTGTTGATAAAAGAAGATAAATTATCTTGGTTAATGTCCTTAATTTTACGAAAAGTTATAATACGTGGGGGGTTAGAATTAGAGACAGAAATATTAACTCCAAATGATAAAAACATATtacattttttacattacattacacttagctgacgctttttatccaaagcgacttacatctatttagatacagggtattggttacaggccctggagcaatgtggggttaggtgccttgctcaagggcacttcagccatgaatagaggcgtagggagaggtaatggcgggacttgaacttgcaaccctctgatcttaaagtgaccatccgggattttggacacaggacctcatttccgagtcagccagggtgtaagaaatgtgtccagaacgttttttttgcattccatgcagtccttgtgaaatcCCACAtccctgttgctaagctagcgaaagtgaacggctatgctctagcctgtcccaaaaacagtcttatccagtttaaacaacattcaaaacaaaaccgTAATAATGCCAGGCTCcgaatgtaaatgtttgtcttcaTATAATGAGGTTTGAAATAAAACCGACCTAGCACTGCCTGGATTTTAGAATGTTGAGGGACTATTTTCTCGGGGTCAGCGGAATTTTACCTCGCTGTCTTCAGTTGTGATGTAACCACACGGTCATCAACAGGGAGCCGCAAGAGAGATTGATGGTGATCAAACACAATTGCAAGGTTGGTTAACTTCCTAAACGCCCCCATCAACACATATATTTGCATCGATAACCTGCCATGATAATTGAGttgctttcagtgttaaataaataggtttagagcaggggtgtcaaactggtccatgaaagggccgtgtggctgcaggtttttgttccaaccctgcgacagcacagctgacttgtttccttcaatcaactgaactgtctgcactgaaggtcttaccagttcagttgattgaaggacacaagtcagctgtgctgtcgcagggttggaacaaaaacctgcagccacacggccctttcatggaccagtttgacacccctggttTAGAGTGTTTTCGGAGCAGGCTAGAGCATAGGCgttcacttgcgctagcttagcaacaggaacacgagatttcacaaggactgcatggaatgtaaaaaaaaacacctggacacatttcttacacccttgctgacttggaaatgaggtcctgtgtccaaaatcccGGATGGACACTttaagtccacctccctaaccactaggccacggctgcACCACATATGATCTGAAAACGGAAAAGAGTCAGCTTTACAGTCAACAGGTTTGACACCAGAGCAGCAGATTAAATCCAAAGTATGTCCTTTAATGTGCGTGGGAAAATTAGTATACTGGTGAAGTCCAACACTGTCCAAGCAGGATATGAAGTCTTTGGTAAGAGGATTATTATCCCTATCCacatgaatgttaaaatcccccaGGAGTATTATGTTTGGTGAAACTGTAAAAAGTTGCATTACAAATCCTGTAAACTCAGTTATAAAATCTTTGTTATACTTCGGGGGACGATACAGGGCAGCAATAACGGTGGGAGTTGATCCAGAAAGCTGACATACAGTTGCTTCAAACGAGTGACAAACGGGAACAGTTTcgaaatatggtctgtactcaccaaacgatgcatttggaagtttgtacatagtccaggagtttattattatcaacacaagcctgatagcttctctgctgctaaagctacgtcgacgtcacttccttgatctgggagcttcaaagtaagatgagggttgatctactactgtagacaacaaagcaaggctgctcaatttctccattgataaaataaatccacaactctacaacataaaaattcataaaaattcataacaaatcatgtagaatatagcatatcctttgttgtctacagtagtagatcaaccctcatcttactctgaagctcccagatcaaggaagtgacgtcgacgcagctttagctgcagagaagctatcaggcttgtgttgataataataaactcctggactatgtacaaacttccaaatgcatcgttttgtgagtacagaccatatttgtactactgtagaagtttggtgtcatggcatgtgattttagtgtggtaattttggagatactgccaggatccattaacccttgtacgaagctattcgggataactcagtaactcagctgatgttcggccaatatcggaaaaactgcgggtgggctacttggctggatgtcacggttcaaatgaccccagggtgaatctactccggagtatcactttaagtgtCGTAGAAGTGAACATATTGAAACCCTGCAGGTTGAAACCAGCATCCACCTGTACCTGGAGGCTTTCCATGGACCCGGTCGGTTCCAGAGAGGAAGCTTTCTGCTCTGCCTTCTTCTGTTTGGGCTTCGCTGCACCGGCAGCTTGAGTCTGAACAAAGAACAACACCAGATTAAAACTCCAGTTAGTTAGAGGTTAATTACGCATAATGTAAAGTTCGAACACGAATATGTAGAAGGTTCCTGGATTAAAGGAAAAGAGAATCTGTTTGATGAAGAATCTGAAAATATTTCCTGAGCCGACATTAAAAGATGAGCTGAAGCCATGTGTTGTTTCCTCACGTTCGAACTCATCTTTCTCTTGTTCTGATTTGAGCTCAGAGCTGAATCCTGAGCATCTTTCCCAGCTTGTGTTCCAGGCTGGCTGCCGCCCGCCGGATGGAGGACGGGGTTCTGGATCAAAGTGTGAAACAAGCGTCAGACCTCATTATGAAACATAAATCTGGGAATGAACGGAGGGGCGGCCGGTCACCTTCTCAGGTCGGTTCTTCTGTTGAcctttaaaagaagaaagaaagttgtttttctttgtaaataATTTCTCAGGTAATTATTTCTGCTTATTTGATGGTTTTATTATCCGTGGATTTCTCAAACTGTGTTTGTGTTCTACTCTGTAACAGTAAAAGGTTTTCTGTCGTATTTAAGGTCAGGAAATAGTTAGTTTCTGTTCTGTTTCcgattctggttctggttctggttctggttcttctCAGTAAAACGTTGTAAAAAGGATTCTTTTCGATGTGTTTTAtagaaaatgtgaaaacaaactGTATGTTTCATTGTTGCTACTGAACAGAACGTTATATTTTCCACCCAAAGCAGCATCCAGCTGTTGTGTAACGTTGACCCACCAGCTGGAGCTTTTGGCTTATTAGGCACTGAGCAGGAACTTTTTGCAGGTTTGGTCTTCatctctgaaaaaaaacaaaaaataaagttaaacacATAACAAGATATTTTTTGATGAGTTGAAGATGAATCGGCCTCCTAATCCCTCCACAGAGCAGCACATTAAAGTCACATGTGGTTTACGCCTGTGAGTCTCAGGACTGAAGCCCCCAGATGTTCACCGCAGGTTTGTTAGATGTTAGAAACTCAGAGTAAGGAGATTAAAACTCACGTTTCTTCTTCTGGCGCTCCATCCTCAGTCTGGTCACCATTGGGCGCAGCAGGTCCTGAACAGCAGCGTCCTTCCTCGGGATCCATTCATCCATCGCCTTGGCGACGATGGTGATGGAGTCCAATCCGTAGTACTGGATGATGATTTGAGGCATTTCCTCTCTGACTTTGCCCGTCTTCATCCCCTGTGGGATTTTCTCCAAGATGATCAGCAGCTTCTTGAACTGAGACTCGTCCAGATGATCCAGGATACGGATCAGCTgcgttttccactttgcctcaaaTAATTTATTCGAAGACATCTtcagcaaacaaaaacacaaagaacaaaaaacaatgaGGAACAGAAACCTGACGGCTTGCAGAAATatgcacggtggtggagggctgatgatctgggctggttctgcagccacagggccTGGGCACCTTAGTCCACCatcaactcctctggataccaaagagttctagagtcagatgtgaggccgtctgtccgacagctaaagctgggctgaacctggctcatcaacaggacaatgggtctcatgcaacaaccgtccgtacgcacagatttgttcttaagtcgtgcgtacgagtgatttaagagaatttgcgcatttcTTTCAgttacgaacagaatttacgagtgatccagacctgtcgtaagAGTTTCCTAAaacagtccgctgttattccaatcaagtttgcttgactaatggattgtatattcaattactttgaagcaaacataaataaatatacattataccccataatgatgctgacattattctgtttgacttaaattatgcactaattgaaggttaatctgactctgtatataacaaggtcaatgggaagcttaaccagcggctgactttctaaTTTTGGATGCTTTAGtgggtcaggctcttggaagagagcgtgtgttccgagaccgtgtagacagacgaatggctgagatcGCGATTAAGATCACCAAGGACTGTGCGActcaaatatgcagcttgctggagccacgactccagagagaaacacgccgatcaaacccaattccaccacacgcccaggtcctcaccacccttggatttttggccactggaacctttcagagggagattggagacagatcggggtgtcccagtcctctgtgagtcgtgcgctccccttggtcatcaaaactcacatcagtttatcacccatggtacatcagattcccatacaccgctgtccaacaagtacagattaagagggactttcatgccgtgggtggactgccaaacataatcggaccaacggactgcacacatatacgcatcaaagcacccgtgagctgaaggccaggtgggtgtgtctccatacagcgggggggcaaactgctctatagcccagagaagccATGCCAGAtctgcacaatattgccatgaacgagggtctccacctgaaccagcccaggcagaccagaaggtgccagaagacccccctcatggacccccACCTCCATGTCACACTCCTTTCCTTGGTCCCTGGTTTTTCCCCGTCAGTCCCCTCTGTTATTTTCTAGTTTtgtgtt encodes:
- the LOC142401609 gene encoding uncharacterized protein LOC142401609, whose translation is MSSNKLFEAKWKTQLIRILDHLDESQFKKLLIILEKIPQGMKTGKVREEMPQIIIQYYGLDSITIVAKAMDEWIPRKDAAVQDLLRPMVTRLRMERQKKKQMKTKPAKSSCSVPNKPKAPAGQQKNRPEKNPVLHPAGGSQPGTQAGKDAQDSALSSNQNKRKMSSNTQAAGAAKPKQKKAEQKASSLEPTGSMESLQTQTAGAVKPRKKKAEKKPPCQQPVWFPAAPQNQTQTAGAVKPRKKKAEKKPPCQQPVWFPAAPQNQTAGPGKPKQKKAEKKDSSMKETAPPSGPTEAPQTQPAGAAKPRKKKAEKKPPLQYPVWFPAAPQNQFFFTPEDTTSMFF